A window from Gasterosteus aculeatus chromosome 14, fGasAcu3.hap1.1, whole genome shotgun sequence encodes these proteins:
- the rilpl1 gene encoding RILP-like protein 1 isoform X5: protein MEDSGGSALEKNVADLTVMDVYDIAAAVGQEFERIIDRHGCEAPSRLMPKVVRVLEILEVMVSRGRGSAETDELRLELDALRLERVERVEKDKKHRKEMELVEDVWRGEAQDLLTQITLLQEENKSLLTNFSNKDPMSEEDLQRHEAGMTERERQVMKKLKEVVDKQRDEIRAKDRELALKNEDVEALQQQQSRLMKINHDLRHKISVVEAQGKALIGQKVELEAGAQARGQEVGALRQEVARLRERLHGDLPPQDPEDPPPQPPSPAEEAMCHDDMPAVFQYFTKEALCEEEAGGLDPKDPNRPRFTLQELRDVLHERNELKAKVFLLQEELSYYKSEEAEDDIFTSSSSPSPEPRTRPRPSAQPESGIKRLFSFFSRDKQRGSLRGGQSEGGVYTEEAQEALQHM from the exons ATGGAGGACTCCGGGGGGTCGGCCCTGGAGAAGAACGTCGCCGACCTCACGGTCATGGACGTGTACGACATCGCCGCGGCGGTGGGCCAGGAGTTCGAGCGGATCATCGACCGGCACGGCTGCGAGGCGCCGTCCCGCCTGATGCCCAAAGTGGTGCGCGTGCTCGAGatcctggaggtgatggtgagCCGCGGCCGCGGGAGCGCGGAGACCGACGAGCTGCGGCTGGAGCTGGACGCGCTGCGGCTGGAGAGGGTGGAGAGGGTGGAGAAGGACAAGAAGCACAGGAAG GagatggagctggtggaggacgtGTGGAGGGGAGAAGCTCAGGACCTGCTCACTCAGATCactctgctgcaggaggagaacaaaAGCCTCCTCACCAACTTCTCCAACAAAGACCCCATGAGTGAGGAGGACCTGCAGAGGCACGAGG CAGGTAtgacggagagggagaggcaggtgatgaagaagctgaaggaggtGGTGGACAAGCAGAGGGACGAGATCCGGGCGAAGGACCGCGAGCTGGCGCTGAAGAACGAGGACGTAGAAGCA ctccagcagcagcagtcccgCCTCATGAAGATCAACCATGACCTGCGCCATAAGATCTCCGTGGTGGAGGCTCAGGGGAAGGCGCTGATCGGGCagaaggtggagctggaggccgGGGCTCAGGCGCGGGGTCAGGAGGTCGGAGCCCTGCGGCAGGAAGTCGCGCGCCTGAGGGAGCGGCTTCACGGAGACCTGCCGCCCCAGGACCccgaggaccccccccctcagcccccctcgCCTGCAGAG GAGGCGATGTGCCATGACGACATGCCTGCTGTGTTCCAATATTTTACCAAG GAGGCGCTgtgcgaggaggaggcggggggccTGGACCCCAAGGACCCCAACCGGCCCCGCTTCACCCTGCAGGAGCTGCGGGACGTCCTCCACGAGAGGAACGAGCTGAAGGCCAAAGTgttcctgctgcaggaggagctgtccTACTACAAGAG CGAAGAGGCGGAGGACGACATCTTCACTTCGTCTTCGTCTCCTTCCCCCGAGCCGAGGACTCGCCCCCGCCCTTCTGCCCAGCCGGAGTCGGGGATCAAACGCCT GTTTAGTTTCTTCTCGCGGGACAAGCAGCGGGGCTCGCTGCGCGGCGGGCAGTCGGAGGGCGGCGTGTACACGGAGGAGGCTCAGGAGGCCCTGCAGCACATGtaa
- the rilpl1 gene encoding RILP-like protein 1 isoform X2: MEDSGGSALEKNVADLTVMDVYDIAAAVGQEFERIIDRHGCEAPSRLMPKVVRVLEILEVMVSRGRGSAETDELRLELDALRLERVERVEKDKKHRKEMELVEDVWRGEAQDLLTQITLLQEENKSLLTNFSNKDPMSEEDLQRHEGMTERERQVMKKLKEVVDKQRDEIRAKDRELALKNEDVEALQQQQSRLMKINHDLRHKISVVEAQGKALIGQKVELEAGAQARGQEVGALRQEVARLRERLHGDLPPQDPEDPPPQPPSPAERVDAGSHRPRPSELMVGGFESASPPLPGSLSPEGHEDEEEEEEEEAVLLWEAMCHDDMPAVFQYFTKEALCEEEAGGLDPKDPNRPRFTLQELRDVLHERNELKAKVFLLQEELSYYKSEEAEDDIFTSSSSPSPEPRTRPRPSAQPESGIKRLFSFFSRDKQRGSLRGGQSEGGVYTEEAQEALQHM; encoded by the exons ATGGAGGACTCCGGGGGGTCGGCCCTGGAGAAGAACGTCGCCGACCTCACGGTCATGGACGTGTACGACATCGCCGCGGCGGTGGGCCAGGAGTTCGAGCGGATCATCGACCGGCACGGCTGCGAGGCGCCGTCCCGCCTGATGCCCAAAGTGGTGCGCGTGCTCGAGatcctggaggtgatggtgagCCGCGGCCGCGGGAGCGCGGAGACCGACGAGCTGCGGCTGGAGCTGGACGCGCTGCGGCTGGAGAGGGTGGAGAGGGTGGAGAAGGACAAGAAGCACAGGAAG GagatggagctggtggaggacgtGTGGAGGGGAGAAGCTCAGGACCTGCTCACTCAGATCactctgctgcaggaggagaacaaaAGCCTCCTCACCAACTTCTCCAACAAAGACCCCATGAGTGAGGAGGACCTGCAGAGGCACGAGG GTAtgacggagagggagaggcaggtgatgaagaagctgaaggaggtGGTGGACAAGCAGAGGGACGAGATCCGGGCGAAGGACCGCGAGCTGGCGCTGAAGAACGAGGACGTAGAAGCA ctccagcagcagcagtcccgCCTCATGAAGATCAACCATGACCTGCGCCATAAGATCTCCGTGGTGGAGGCTCAGGGGAAGGCGCTGATCGGGCagaaggtggagctggaggccgGGGCTCAGGCGCGGGGTCAGGAGGTCGGAGCCCTGCGGCAGGAAGTCGCGCGCCTGAGGGAGCGGCTTCACGGAGACCTGCCGCCCCAGGACCccgaggaccccccccctcagcccccctcgCCTGCAGAG CGGGTGGACGCCGGGTCACACAGGCCCCGCCCCTCTGAGCTGATGGTGGGCGGGTTTGAGTCCGCCTCGCCCCCCCTGCCTGGTTCCCTCAGCCCAGAGGGCcacgaggatgaggaggaggaggaggaggaagaggccgtGTTGCTTTGG GAGGCGATGTGCCATGACGACATGCCTGCTGTGTTCCAATATTTTACCAAG GAGGCGCTgtgcgaggaggaggcggggggccTGGACCCCAAGGACCCCAACCGGCCCCGCTTCACCCTGCAGGAGCTGCGGGACGTCCTCCACGAGAGGAACGAGCTGAAGGCCAAAGTgttcctgctgcaggaggagctgtccTACTACAAGAG CGAAGAGGCGGAGGACGACATCTTCACTTCGTCTTCGTCTCCTTCCCCCGAGCCGAGGACTCGCCCCCGCCCTTCTGCCCAGCCGGAGTCGGGGATCAAACGCCT GTTTAGTTTCTTCTCGCGGGACAAGCAGCGGGGCTCGCTGCGCGGCGGGCAGTCGGAGGGCGGCGTGTACACGGAGGAGGCTCAGGAGGCCCTGCAGCACATGtaa
- the rilpl1 gene encoding RILP-like protein 1 isoform X3 — protein sequence MEDSGGSALEKNVADLTVMDVYDIAAAVGQEFERIIDRHGCEAPSRLMPKVVRVLEILEVMVSRGRGSAETDELRLELDALRLERVERVEKDKKHRKEMELVEDVWRGEAQDLLTQITLLQEENKSLLTNFSNKDPMSEEDLQRHEAGMTERERQVMKKLKEVVDKQRDEIRAKDRELALKNEDVEALQQQQSRLMKINHDLRHKISVVEAQGKALIGQKVELEAGAQARGQEVGALRQEVARLRERLHGDLPPQDPEDPPPQPPSPAERVDAGSHRPRPSELMVGGFESASPPLPGSLSPEGHEDEEEEEEEEAVLLWEAMCHDDMPAVFQYFTKEALCEEEAGGLDPKDPNRPRFTLQELRDVLHERNELKAKVFLLQEELSYYKSEEAEDDIFTSSSSPSPEPRTRPRPSAQPESGIKRLIFTAIMPMVAAGLIPDDPTLQPIRRLMSLV from the exons ATGGAGGACTCCGGGGGGTCGGCCCTGGAGAAGAACGTCGCCGACCTCACGGTCATGGACGTGTACGACATCGCCGCGGCGGTGGGCCAGGAGTTCGAGCGGATCATCGACCGGCACGGCTGCGAGGCGCCGTCCCGCCTGATGCCCAAAGTGGTGCGCGTGCTCGAGatcctggaggtgatggtgagCCGCGGCCGCGGGAGCGCGGAGACCGACGAGCTGCGGCTGGAGCTGGACGCGCTGCGGCTGGAGAGGGTGGAGAGGGTGGAGAAGGACAAGAAGCACAGGAAG GagatggagctggtggaggacgtGTGGAGGGGAGAAGCTCAGGACCTGCTCACTCAGATCactctgctgcaggaggagaacaaaAGCCTCCTCACCAACTTCTCCAACAAAGACCCCATGAGTGAGGAGGACCTGCAGAGGCACGAGG CAGGTAtgacggagagggagaggcaggtgatgaagaagctgaaggaggtGGTGGACAAGCAGAGGGACGAGATCCGGGCGAAGGACCGCGAGCTGGCGCTGAAGAACGAGGACGTAGAAGCA ctccagcagcagcagtcccgCCTCATGAAGATCAACCATGACCTGCGCCATAAGATCTCCGTGGTGGAGGCTCAGGGGAAGGCGCTGATCGGGCagaaggtggagctggaggccgGGGCTCAGGCGCGGGGTCAGGAGGTCGGAGCCCTGCGGCAGGAAGTCGCGCGCCTGAGGGAGCGGCTTCACGGAGACCTGCCGCCCCAGGACCccgaggaccccccccctcagcccccctcgCCTGCAGAG CGGGTGGACGCCGGGTCACACAGGCCCCGCCCCTCTGAGCTGATGGTGGGCGGGTTTGAGTCCGCCTCGCCCCCCCTGCCTGGTTCCCTCAGCCCAGAGGGCcacgaggatgaggaggaggaggaggaggaagaggccgtGTTGCTTTGG GAGGCGATGTGCCATGACGACATGCCTGCTGTGTTCCAATATTTTACCAAG GAGGCGCTgtgcgaggaggaggcggggggccTGGACCCCAAGGACCCCAACCGGCCCCGCTTCACCCTGCAGGAGCTGCGGGACGTCCTCCACGAGAGGAACGAGCTGAAGGCCAAAGTgttcctgctgcaggaggagctgtccTACTACAAGAG CGAAGAGGCGGAGGACGACATCTTCACTTCGTCTTCGTCTCCTTCCCCCGAGCCGAGGACTCGCCCCCGCCCTTCTGCCCAGCCGGAGTCGGGGATCAAACGCCT GATCTTCACAGCCATTATGCCGATGGTGGCGGCTGGTTTGATCCCAGACGACCCCACTTTACAGCCAATCAGACGCCTCATGTCGCTT GTTTAG
- the rilpl1 gene encoding RILP-like protein 1 isoform X7: MEDSGGSALEKNVADLTVMDVYDIAAAVGQEFERIIDRHGCEAPSRLMPKVVRVLEILEVMVSRGRGSAETDELRLELDALRLERVERVEKDKKHRKEMELVEDVWRGEAQDLLTQITLLQEENKSLLTNFSNKDPMSEEDLQRHEGMTERERQVMKKLKEVVDKQRDEIRAKDRELALKNEDVEALQQQQSRLMKINHDLRHKISVVEAQGKALIGQKVELEAGAQARGQEVGALRQEVARLRERLHGDLPPQDPEDPPPQPPSPAEEALCEEEAGGLDPKDPNRPRFTLQELRDVLHERNELKAKVFLLQEELSYYKSEEAEDDIFTSSSSPSPEPRTRPRPSAQPESGIKRLFSFFSRDKQRGSLRGGQSEGGVYTEEAQEALQHM; encoded by the exons ATGGAGGACTCCGGGGGGTCGGCCCTGGAGAAGAACGTCGCCGACCTCACGGTCATGGACGTGTACGACATCGCCGCGGCGGTGGGCCAGGAGTTCGAGCGGATCATCGACCGGCACGGCTGCGAGGCGCCGTCCCGCCTGATGCCCAAAGTGGTGCGCGTGCTCGAGatcctggaggtgatggtgagCCGCGGCCGCGGGAGCGCGGAGACCGACGAGCTGCGGCTGGAGCTGGACGCGCTGCGGCTGGAGAGGGTGGAGAGGGTGGAGAAGGACAAGAAGCACAGGAAG GagatggagctggtggaggacgtGTGGAGGGGAGAAGCTCAGGACCTGCTCACTCAGATCactctgctgcaggaggagaacaaaAGCCTCCTCACCAACTTCTCCAACAAAGACCCCATGAGTGAGGAGGACCTGCAGAGGCACGAGG GTAtgacggagagggagaggcaggtgatgaagaagctgaaggaggtGGTGGACAAGCAGAGGGACGAGATCCGGGCGAAGGACCGCGAGCTGGCGCTGAAGAACGAGGACGTAGAAGCA ctccagcagcagcagtcccgCCTCATGAAGATCAACCATGACCTGCGCCATAAGATCTCCGTGGTGGAGGCTCAGGGGAAGGCGCTGATCGGGCagaaggtggagctggaggccgGGGCTCAGGCGCGGGGTCAGGAGGTCGGAGCCCTGCGGCAGGAAGTCGCGCGCCTGAGGGAGCGGCTTCACGGAGACCTGCCGCCCCAGGACCccgaggaccccccccctcagcccccctcgCCTGCAGAG GAGGCGCTgtgcgaggaggaggcggggggccTGGACCCCAAGGACCCCAACCGGCCCCGCTTCACCCTGCAGGAGCTGCGGGACGTCCTCCACGAGAGGAACGAGCTGAAGGCCAAAGTgttcctgctgcaggaggagctgtccTACTACAAGAG CGAAGAGGCGGAGGACGACATCTTCACTTCGTCTTCGTCTCCTTCCCCCGAGCCGAGGACTCGCCCCCGCCCTTCTGCCCAGCCGGAGTCGGGGATCAAACGCCT GTTTAGTTTCTTCTCGCGGGACAAGCAGCGGGGCTCGCTGCGCGGCGGGCAGTCGGAGGGCGGCGTGTACACGGAGGAGGCTCAGGAGGCCCTGCAGCACATGtaa
- the rilpl1 gene encoding RILP-like protein 1 isoform X4: MEDSGGSALEKNVADLTVMDVYDIAAAVGQEFERIIDRHGCEAPSRLMPKVVRVLEILEVMVSRGRGSAETDELRLELDALRLERVERVEKDKKHRKEMELVEDVWRGEAQDLLTQITLLQEENKSLLTNFSNKDPMSEEDLQRHEAGMTERERQVMKKLKEVVDKQRDEIRAKDRELALKNEDVEALQQQQSRLMKINHDLRHKISVVEAQGKALIGQKVELEAGAQARGQEVGALRQEVARLRERLHGDLPPQDPEDPPPQPPSPAERVDAGSHRPRPSELMVGGFESASPPLPGSLSPEGHEDEEEEEEEEAVLLWEALCEEEAGGLDPKDPNRPRFTLQELRDVLHERNELKAKVFLLQEELSYYKSEEAEDDIFTSSSSPSPEPRTRPRPSAQPESGIKRLFSFFSRDKQRGSLRGGQSEGGVYTEEAQEALQHM, encoded by the exons ATGGAGGACTCCGGGGGGTCGGCCCTGGAGAAGAACGTCGCCGACCTCACGGTCATGGACGTGTACGACATCGCCGCGGCGGTGGGCCAGGAGTTCGAGCGGATCATCGACCGGCACGGCTGCGAGGCGCCGTCCCGCCTGATGCCCAAAGTGGTGCGCGTGCTCGAGatcctggaggtgatggtgagCCGCGGCCGCGGGAGCGCGGAGACCGACGAGCTGCGGCTGGAGCTGGACGCGCTGCGGCTGGAGAGGGTGGAGAGGGTGGAGAAGGACAAGAAGCACAGGAAG GagatggagctggtggaggacgtGTGGAGGGGAGAAGCTCAGGACCTGCTCACTCAGATCactctgctgcaggaggagaacaaaAGCCTCCTCACCAACTTCTCCAACAAAGACCCCATGAGTGAGGAGGACCTGCAGAGGCACGAGG CAGGTAtgacggagagggagaggcaggtgatgaagaagctgaaggaggtGGTGGACAAGCAGAGGGACGAGATCCGGGCGAAGGACCGCGAGCTGGCGCTGAAGAACGAGGACGTAGAAGCA ctccagcagcagcagtcccgCCTCATGAAGATCAACCATGACCTGCGCCATAAGATCTCCGTGGTGGAGGCTCAGGGGAAGGCGCTGATCGGGCagaaggtggagctggaggccgGGGCTCAGGCGCGGGGTCAGGAGGTCGGAGCCCTGCGGCAGGAAGTCGCGCGCCTGAGGGAGCGGCTTCACGGAGACCTGCCGCCCCAGGACCccgaggaccccccccctcagcccccctcgCCTGCAGAG CGGGTGGACGCCGGGTCACACAGGCCCCGCCCCTCTGAGCTGATGGTGGGCGGGTTTGAGTCCGCCTCGCCCCCCCTGCCTGGTTCCCTCAGCCCAGAGGGCcacgaggatgaggaggaggaggaggaggaagaggccgtGTTGCTTTGG GAGGCGCTgtgcgaggaggaggcggggggccTGGACCCCAAGGACCCCAACCGGCCCCGCTTCACCCTGCAGGAGCTGCGGGACGTCCTCCACGAGAGGAACGAGCTGAAGGCCAAAGTgttcctgctgcaggaggagctgtccTACTACAAGAG CGAAGAGGCGGAGGACGACATCTTCACTTCGTCTTCGTCTCCTTCCCCCGAGCCGAGGACTCGCCCCCGCCCTTCTGCCCAGCCGGAGTCGGGGATCAAACGCCT GTTTAGTTTCTTCTCGCGGGACAAGCAGCGGGGCTCGCTGCGCGGCGGGCAGTCGGAGGGCGGCGTGTACACGGAGGAGGCTCAGGAGGCCCTGCAGCACATGtaa
- the rilpl1 gene encoding RILP-like protein 1 isoform X1, translating into MEDSGGSALEKNVADLTVMDVYDIAAAVGQEFERIIDRHGCEAPSRLMPKVVRVLEILEVMVSRGRGSAETDELRLELDALRLERVERVEKDKKHRKEMELVEDVWRGEAQDLLTQITLLQEENKSLLTNFSNKDPMSEEDLQRHEAGMTERERQVMKKLKEVVDKQRDEIRAKDRELALKNEDVEALQQQQSRLMKINHDLRHKISVVEAQGKALIGQKVELEAGAQARGQEVGALRQEVARLRERLHGDLPPQDPEDPPPQPPSPAERVDAGSHRPRPSELMVGGFESASPPLPGSLSPEGHEDEEEEEEEEAVLLWEAMCHDDMPAVFQYFTKEALCEEEAGGLDPKDPNRPRFTLQELRDVLHERNELKAKVFLLQEELSYYKSEEAEDDIFTSSSSPSPEPRTRPRPSAQPESGIKRLFSFFSRDKQRGSLRGGQSEGGVYTEEAQEALQHM; encoded by the exons ATGGAGGACTCCGGGGGGTCGGCCCTGGAGAAGAACGTCGCCGACCTCACGGTCATGGACGTGTACGACATCGCCGCGGCGGTGGGCCAGGAGTTCGAGCGGATCATCGACCGGCACGGCTGCGAGGCGCCGTCCCGCCTGATGCCCAAAGTGGTGCGCGTGCTCGAGatcctggaggtgatggtgagCCGCGGCCGCGGGAGCGCGGAGACCGACGAGCTGCGGCTGGAGCTGGACGCGCTGCGGCTGGAGAGGGTGGAGAGGGTGGAGAAGGACAAGAAGCACAGGAAG GagatggagctggtggaggacgtGTGGAGGGGAGAAGCTCAGGACCTGCTCACTCAGATCactctgctgcaggaggagaacaaaAGCCTCCTCACCAACTTCTCCAACAAAGACCCCATGAGTGAGGAGGACCTGCAGAGGCACGAGG CAGGTAtgacggagagggagaggcaggtgatgaagaagctgaaggaggtGGTGGACAAGCAGAGGGACGAGATCCGGGCGAAGGACCGCGAGCTGGCGCTGAAGAACGAGGACGTAGAAGCA ctccagcagcagcagtcccgCCTCATGAAGATCAACCATGACCTGCGCCATAAGATCTCCGTGGTGGAGGCTCAGGGGAAGGCGCTGATCGGGCagaaggtggagctggaggccgGGGCTCAGGCGCGGGGTCAGGAGGTCGGAGCCCTGCGGCAGGAAGTCGCGCGCCTGAGGGAGCGGCTTCACGGAGACCTGCCGCCCCAGGACCccgaggaccccccccctcagcccccctcgCCTGCAGAG CGGGTGGACGCCGGGTCACACAGGCCCCGCCCCTCTGAGCTGATGGTGGGCGGGTTTGAGTCCGCCTCGCCCCCCCTGCCTGGTTCCCTCAGCCCAGAGGGCcacgaggatgaggaggaggaggaggaggaagaggccgtGTTGCTTTGG GAGGCGATGTGCCATGACGACATGCCTGCTGTGTTCCAATATTTTACCAAG GAGGCGCTgtgcgaggaggaggcggggggccTGGACCCCAAGGACCCCAACCGGCCCCGCTTCACCCTGCAGGAGCTGCGGGACGTCCTCCACGAGAGGAACGAGCTGAAGGCCAAAGTgttcctgctgcaggaggagctgtccTACTACAAGAG CGAAGAGGCGGAGGACGACATCTTCACTTCGTCTTCGTCTCCTTCCCCCGAGCCGAGGACTCGCCCCCGCCCTTCTGCCCAGCCGGAGTCGGGGATCAAACGCCT GTTTAGTTTCTTCTCGCGGGACAAGCAGCGGGGCTCGCTGCGCGGCGGGCAGTCGGAGGGCGGCGTGTACACGGAGGAGGCTCAGGAGGCCCTGCAGCACATGtaa
- the rilpl1 gene encoding RILP-like protein 1 isoform X6, which yields MEDSGGSALEKNVADLTVMDVYDIAAAVGQEFERIIDRHGCEAPSRLMPKVVRVLEILEVMVSRGRGSAETDELRLELDALRLERVERVEKDKKHRKEMELVEDVWRGEAQDLLTQITLLQEENKSLLTNFSNKDPMSEEDLQRHEAGMTERERQVMKKLKEVVDKQRDEIRAKDRELALKNEDVEALQQQQSRLMKINHDLRHKISVVEAQGKALIGQKVELEAGAQARGQEVGALRQEVARLRERLHGDLPPQDPEDPPPQPPSPAEEALCEEEAGGLDPKDPNRPRFTLQELRDVLHERNELKAKVFLLQEELSYYKSEEAEDDIFTSSSSPSPEPRTRPRPSAQPESGIKRLFSFFSRDKQRGSLRGGQSEGGVYTEEAQEALQHM from the exons ATGGAGGACTCCGGGGGGTCGGCCCTGGAGAAGAACGTCGCCGACCTCACGGTCATGGACGTGTACGACATCGCCGCGGCGGTGGGCCAGGAGTTCGAGCGGATCATCGACCGGCACGGCTGCGAGGCGCCGTCCCGCCTGATGCCCAAAGTGGTGCGCGTGCTCGAGatcctggaggtgatggtgagCCGCGGCCGCGGGAGCGCGGAGACCGACGAGCTGCGGCTGGAGCTGGACGCGCTGCGGCTGGAGAGGGTGGAGAGGGTGGAGAAGGACAAGAAGCACAGGAAG GagatggagctggtggaggacgtGTGGAGGGGAGAAGCTCAGGACCTGCTCACTCAGATCactctgctgcaggaggagaacaaaAGCCTCCTCACCAACTTCTCCAACAAAGACCCCATGAGTGAGGAGGACCTGCAGAGGCACGAGG CAGGTAtgacggagagggagaggcaggtgatgaagaagctgaaggaggtGGTGGACAAGCAGAGGGACGAGATCCGGGCGAAGGACCGCGAGCTGGCGCTGAAGAACGAGGACGTAGAAGCA ctccagcagcagcagtcccgCCTCATGAAGATCAACCATGACCTGCGCCATAAGATCTCCGTGGTGGAGGCTCAGGGGAAGGCGCTGATCGGGCagaaggtggagctggaggccgGGGCTCAGGCGCGGGGTCAGGAGGTCGGAGCCCTGCGGCAGGAAGTCGCGCGCCTGAGGGAGCGGCTTCACGGAGACCTGCCGCCCCAGGACCccgaggaccccccccctcagcccccctcgCCTGCAGAG GAGGCGCTgtgcgaggaggaggcggggggccTGGACCCCAAGGACCCCAACCGGCCCCGCTTCACCCTGCAGGAGCTGCGGGACGTCCTCCACGAGAGGAACGAGCTGAAGGCCAAAGTgttcctgctgcaggaggagctgtccTACTACAAGAG CGAAGAGGCGGAGGACGACATCTTCACTTCGTCTTCGTCTCCTTCCCCCGAGCCGAGGACTCGCCCCCGCCCTTCTGCCCAGCCGGAGTCGGGGATCAAACGCCT GTTTAGTTTCTTCTCGCGGGACAAGCAGCGGGGCTCGCTGCGCGGCGGGCAGTCGGAGGGCGGCGTGTACACGGAGGAGGCTCAGGAGGCCCTGCAGCACATGtaa
- the rilpl1 gene encoding RILP-like protein 1 isoform X8, with translation MEDSGGSALEKNVADLTVMDVYDIAAAVGQEFERIIDRHGCEAPSRLMPKVVRVLEILEVMVSRGRGSAETDELRLELDALRLERVERVEKDKKHRKEMELVEDVWRGEAQDLLTQITLLQEENKSLLTNFSNKDPMSEEDLQRHEGMTERERQVMKKLKEVVDKQRDEIRAKDRELALKNEDVEALQQQQSRLMKINHDLRHKISVVEAQGKALIGQKVELEAGAQARGQEVGALRQEVARLRERLHGDLPPQDPEDPPPQPPSPAERVDAGSHRPRPSELMVGGFESASPPLPGSLSPEGHEDEEEEEEEEAVLLWEAMCHDDMPAVFQYFTKEALCEEEAGGLDPKDPNRPRFTLQELRDVLHERNELKAKVFLLQEELSYYKSEEAEDDIFTSSSSPSPEPRTRPRPSAQPESGIKRLIFTAIMPMVAAGLIPDDPTLQPIRRLMSLV, from the exons ATGGAGGACTCCGGGGGGTCGGCCCTGGAGAAGAACGTCGCCGACCTCACGGTCATGGACGTGTACGACATCGCCGCGGCGGTGGGCCAGGAGTTCGAGCGGATCATCGACCGGCACGGCTGCGAGGCGCCGTCCCGCCTGATGCCCAAAGTGGTGCGCGTGCTCGAGatcctggaggtgatggtgagCCGCGGCCGCGGGAGCGCGGAGACCGACGAGCTGCGGCTGGAGCTGGACGCGCTGCGGCTGGAGAGGGTGGAGAGGGTGGAGAAGGACAAGAAGCACAGGAAG GagatggagctggtggaggacgtGTGGAGGGGAGAAGCTCAGGACCTGCTCACTCAGATCactctgctgcaggaggagaacaaaAGCCTCCTCACCAACTTCTCCAACAAAGACCCCATGAGTGAGGAGGACCTGCAGAGGCACGAGG GTAtgacggagagggagaggcaggtgatgaagaagctgaaggaggtGGTGGACAAGCAGAGGGACGAGATCCGGGCGAAGGACCGCGAGCTGGCGCTGAAGAACGAGGACGTAGAAGCA ctccagcagcagcagtcccgCCTCATGAAGATCAACCATGACCTGCGCCATAAGATCTCCGTGGTGGAGGCTCAGGGGAAGGCGCTGATCGGGCagaaggtggagctggaggccgGGGCTCAGGCGCGGGGTCAGGAGGTCGGAGCCCTGCGGCAGGAAGTCGCGCGCCTGAGGGAGCGGCTTCACGGAGACCTGCCGCCCCAGGACCccgaggaccccccccctcagcccccctcgCCTGCAGAG CGGGTGGACGCCGGGTCACACAGGCCCCGCCCCTCTGAGCTGATGGTGGGCGGGTTTGAGTCCGCCTCGCCCCCCCTGCCTGGTTCCCTCAGCCCAGAGGGCcacgaggatgaggaggaggaggaggaggaagaggccgtGTTGCTTTGG GAGGCGATGTGCCATGACGACATGCCTGCTGTGTTCCAATATTTTACCAAG GAGGCGCTgtgcgaggaggaggcggggggccTGGACCCCAAGGACCCCAACCGGCCCCGCTTCACCCTGCAGGAGCTGCGGGACGTCCTCCACGAGAGGAACGAGCTGAAGGCCAAAGTgttcctgctgcaggaggagctgtccTACTACAAGAG CGAAGAGGCGGAGGACGACATCTTCACTTCGTCTTCGTCTCCTTCCCCCGAGCCGAGGACTCGCCCCCGCCCTTCTGCCCAGCCGGAGTCGGGGATCAAACGCCT GATCTTCACAGCCATTATGCCGATGGTGGCGGCTGGTTTGATCCCAGACGACCCCACTTTACAGCCAATCAGACGCCTCATGTCGCTT GTTTAG